CAACTTTTGATGTGGGCGTTTTTCCAAATCGCAATACCAGCTCAGGCGCGAATGCAGCCGCGACCTTCTCGCCTCGAAGGATAATATCCGCGGGAGCTATTAAATTATCATCACCGTTTAAACGCGCCCGAACCCCAGAACCTGGCTCGGCTATAATCGGCCAACCAAGCCGCTGCGCTACGGATTGAACGTGCTGCGCTAAAGTATCTTCGTTTGGTGTGACGGCCCCATCTCTCGGGCCAGCAATGATCACGCCCTTGGCGCAAGCCTTCATGCTCTCGACTAAAGCGTTTAGCTGCGCGGCAGATGGAACTTGACGCGTCGCCGTTACCTGAACCGTGGCTGGAAGTTCGATTTCTTGAGCCACTTCTCCTGGAGTCCACAGCGGCTCTCTAAACGGGAGGTTAAGGTGAACAGGTCCGGCAAGGTTTGAAGTCGCCGCGGCGTAGGCACGGGCTGCCGTTGCAACAACCCAGGCATCTGATGGGCCATCAAGCGATGGAGTACCCATGTCCAGATATAGCCGAGTGTAATCACCATAGAGTCTATTTTGGTCGATGGTCTGCAATGAGCCAACCGCGCGAAGTTCTTCGGGTCTATCCGCAGTAAGCATCAACAACGGAATGTTACTCTGCGAGGCCTCAATCACCGCTGGGAAATAATGGGCACCGGCTGTTCCCGAAGTACACACCAAAGCTGCAGGCACACCACCGATGCGCCCCACGCCCAGCGCAAAGAAAGCTGCACTTCGCTCGTCTAGAATACGGTGAATACGAACATTCTCTTCACCACGCAGCTCTTGTAGCCACTCCAGTGCAAGTACCAGCGGCGTGTTTCGAGAGCCGGGCGACAGGACATAGTCTTTCACGCCCGACGTGTTTAGGCCGTGGAAGAGCAGCTGGGCCCGCTTTATATTTACCGCAGATAAAGTCACCCGTCGCTTCGCCTTGCCAACATTAAGTTTTGACGGATTGCCAAGAGCTTCATCTTGGTCTCGTCCCACTCGAGTTCCGGGCTTGAGTCTGCAACCAAACCAGCGCCTGCAAACGCCCATGCTTTATTGGCCCGAAGCATCGCCGACCGAATGGCAACGGCAAAGAGCGCCTCACCTTCTGTGGTAATCCAGCCAACCAGCCCTGCATACCAGCCTCGGTCGAGTTCTTCGTATTGCTCTAGCCAGTTGAGCGCTTCGAGAGTAGGTGCTCCGCCAACCGCCGGCGTTGGATGCATTCTTGCCAAGAGCTCCATAATGGTTCGGGGACGGTCAAGCTCACCATGGATTCGAGTCTCTAGATGTTGGACGTTCGAGAGGCGCAGTAAACTGGGCTCGTCAGCTACTTGCAAAGAGCCAGCCACAGGGCTCAAGGCTTCACAAATCGCCTGGGTCACCACTTGATGCTCATGGCGATCCTTCGCGCTGTTGAGAAGCGCTTCACCTAAAAGTGCATCTCCTGAGTCTGTGTCGCCGCGGCGAGCCGTACCTGCAAGAGACACGGTTTCAACTTGCTCCCCTTCAATTCTTAAAAACAACTCCGGCGTGGCGCCAACGAATGACGAGCCATCAGGTTTTCGAATCATAAATACTTTGCAATCGGGGTAACGCTCACGAAGCGCTTGCAGGGTATGAACCGGGGCAAACTCTGTGCCCTCAGGTGCCACTAAGCTCTCGGCGCGGGCCAAAACAACCTTGTCGAAGCTTCCTTTCCTGATGGCCGCTCGGGCGACTTCAACCTTTTCACACCACTGCGTACGCGCATCTTGCCCCTCTTGAGACTCAGGGCTCAACGGAGAAACGACTTTCGAAAATGCATCACGTTGGGAACGTTTTTGAGCGCTGGCTTCGAGTTCTGAGAGCTGACCCAGGCCATCGAGCACCCGTTGCCGGATCTCATCGGCGCTATCTCCAGGATATACAACCGACGTAACCACAGCCCCGCGCTGGTCATCTTGGCGGTGCAAAAGCAAACGTGGTACCCACAGATGACCGTCCTCCCAGCCCTGCCAAACTTCATCGCAACTGCGCTCACGGGGAGCAAAAGAAAAGCCTCCCACGGCAACCGGAACGCCCGGAGAAACTTCCTCTAATGGGTTCAATGAAAGTTGAATCACTTGTTCAGAGAACTCTAAACAACCAGCTCCAGCCTGAGCAAATCGGATCACAGAGTGGACTGGAAAACCAACCTCTTCCCCGATGGCCGCAAAGGAACGATTTTCACGCCCATCGCTCCATGCCATCACCTGTTCGCCAGAGTTGCCAACCAACTCCAAATAATCCAGAAAGCTAGTGTTTACGAGGGTGCGGTGTACTCTAAGGTAGGCGCGAAAGTTTGCCTTACGGGCTTGTAGGAGAGCCTGCTCAATACCGAGTTCCAAATGCAAAAGTGAATTTTGCTCGGGCTTTTGTGCTGCAACCATAATTTTTAATCCTGGTACTGCTGGCGCCATACACTTTGTTCAGCATCTTGTGAACACCCGAAAACAATTAAGTCGTTTTTGATACCCAGCTCGGATTTTCCCTGATAAGGCCAATCCAGGAAGAAGATGAAGACCATGGAAGCCAATAACGTCCCAGAAATCTCGAATCCAGCTGGGCGGCCCCGCCTCGCTCATGAGGAGAGGCTCGAAAAACGTGTTCTGCACGTCTGCGACCGCGCAGGAGCCTTCATCGAATGGTGGGGTTTCAAGGCCATTCATGGCCGAGTTTGGACACTTTTAGCACTTCACCAGGGCCCCATGGCTCAGAATATGATTGCCCAAACCCTTGGCGTTAGCCGCGCACTCGTGAGCCAGGCAATCGCGGAACTCCTTGATTTTGGGCTGGTTCAGCCCGTAAGTGACCATCGAAACGCGCCATATGAAGCCACCGTCGATGTCTGGCCCACCATCAGCGACATCTTAAGAACCCGCGAGTGGATGCTTCTCGAATCAGCCCGCGTCGCCCTCGAATCGGCCATTAATGAAGCTCGGCTCCAAAAGGCCGCGGGGCACACCGTGACATTCGATATTGAACAGATGCGGATGCTGATGAGAATGACAGAATCAGCACAGGCTTTTTTAAAGATGATCGTTGGGCTAAGAGTCCCCAAACCTATGGAAAACTTGGGAAGTTTAGCCGGTAAAGCAGCCTCTTTAATGAAGAATTTCCGAAACCGTTCTAGCTGATTTTTTTACGGTTTTCGATCTCTGTGCTAGCAGATCTGATTATGAAGACCTTATTCAAAGTTTGCTGGATACTCGTTGCGCTGGGCTGCATCACAGGTTGCGCCTCCCACACCAATATCCCAAGCCATGTCCGTATGGCCATTGAGGACTTTCATGGCGGCCGTGTCATGGAGCTGCGGCAATCGTGCTATTACGGCGATCTCTACGAGGACACCGGTAAGTGGCTTCTCTCGCCCCACGCATTCGAATCCGTCCACCATATTGTCGATTTAGACGGCAAGCCGATTCATCCAAGTGGTCAACGCGGCATTGTTCCAGCAGGAACCCGCTTTCTGATCGAGAAAATCGAGTTTCCAGATATTTACGCCATGACGACGCGGATGCTCAGTAGTCCGCGGTACCACACCTGGGTCTACTTGCGCGCTCTCGAAAAACTACCGCTCGAGAGCGAAAAGAGAAGTCATTTCGTAATGTTACTCCCGATGGACCTGCAAGACCGTGAAGATGTAGAATCCAATATTGCCAAGTTACTGGCGCCAGAAGGCGACGTTAGCCGCTGGCTCAAGCAGCGACGACCCAGTGTAAGGGTGGCAATTGCCCACAAAGACCTCAAAACAGGCATGACCCGTGATGAGCTGGTTGCTGCCCGGGGTGAGCCCCACCTTTGGATTGCTCAACAAGGCAGTTACGGTCTCGAAATGGTAGCTTGGTACCCAAGTCATGAAGCCTGGATCCGGAATGGACGTATTATCGACGTTAAACCTGGACGGTCCATACAAAAACGAAAGCCTAGAAAACCGGGCTCTCCCTAAGAAGTATACTTTCCTGGCATTGCATCTACCCAACAAACCGAGCTATTTGGTTACTGCCCCAGGCGACAATCTGGGTTGGGCATCATTTTATCGATAATTCGTTCCCATCGATAGATTATCGGGGCTCAAAACGGGAGAATCCTTTGCCAAGTGCCGCAAAAACCGAAAATATCGCGCCGGAAAGCCTACTGACGTCTTACCAAGTTGGCTCGATCCTGCAGGTAAATCCCAGTTCGGTAAACAAGTGGGTAAAAGATGGCAGAATTCCTGCTTTTCGAACTCCCGGTGGACACCGCAGAATCCGTGCTGCCGACCTTGTATTGTTTCTTCAAGAGCACAGTATGCCGGTTCCTAAAAGTCTCAATAATGCAGCGAAGAAACGATTGCTCATTGTTGATGATGACCCGAAGCAACTCTCAGCTCTCAAGCGTCTTTTGAAATCTTACAAAGAGCGGCTTGAAGCACGTTACGCAACCAATGGAATCGATGCTTTGGTTCAAGTTGGCTCGTTTAAGCCCCAGGTTGTTTTGCTCGACGTATACATGGCTGAGCTGGACGGAATTGAAGTCTGTCGGCGCCTCAAGGACAACCCACAGACCGAAGACATGAAAATCATCATGGTCACGGGACAAGTCACACCAGAAATCGAAAAAAGTGCAATCGAAGCTGGCGCTTCCGAATGTATCAATAAGCCAATCAACCTCGAAGCCCTTCTTGAAAAGCTGGGACTCCCAAACCAGGTAGACGCTTTAAGTTCTTAGGTCGTAACCATCACTCACCTAAAAGAGCTCGTTATCAATGACCACTGTAGAACCGAATCAAAGCCCAATCATTCTTTACGTCGACGATGACGAAGCCAACCGAGTTATTTTTGAGCTATCGTTTCAAGACACCTTCAATATCATGACAACGGAGTCTGGGGTTGAGGCTCTAGAAATATTAAAGACTGAAAATATTGGTGTCGTTTTAACCGATCAGCGTATGCCTAAGATGACGGGTAACGAATTGTTGACCCACGTTAAGGCCGCCCACCCCAAAGTCATTCGTGTCATCCT
The window above is part of the Deltaproteobacteria bacterium genome. Proteins encoded here:
- a CDS encoding response regulator, coding for MPSAAKTENIAPESLLTSYQVGSILQVNPSSVNKWVKDGRIPAFRTPGGHRRIRAADLVLFLQEHSMPVPKSLNNAAKKRLLIVDDDPKQLSALKRLLKSYKERLEARYATNGIDALVQVGSFKPQVVLLDVYMAELDGIEVCRRLKDNPQTEDMKIIMVTGQVTPEIEKSAIEAGASECINKPINLEALLEKLGLPNQVDALSS
- a CDS encoding isochorismate synthase; this encodes MVAAQKPEQNSLLHLELGIEQALLQARKANFRAYLRVHRTLVNTSFLDYLELVGNSGEQVMAWSDGRENRSFAAIGEEVGFPVHSVIRFAQAGAGCLEFSEQVIQLSLNPLEEVSPGVPVAVGGFSFAPRERSCDEVWQGWEDGHLWVPRLLLHRQDDQRGAVVTSVVYPGDSADEIRQRVLDGLGQLSELEASAQKRSQRDAFSKVVSPLSPESQEGQDARTQWCEKVEVARAAIRKGSFDKVVLARAESLVAPEGTEFAPVHTLQALRERYPDCKVFMIRKPDGSSFVGATPELFLRIEGEQVETVSLAGTARRGDTDSGDALLGEALLNSAKDRHEHQVVTQAICEALSPVAGSLQVADEPSLLRLSNVQHLETRIHGELDRPRTIMELLARMHPTPAVGGAPTLEALNWLEQYEELDRGWYAGLVGWITTEGEALFAVAIRSAMLRANKAWAFAGAGLVADSSPELEWDETKMKLLAIRQNLMLARRSDG
- the menD gene encoding 2-succinyl-5-enolpyruvyl-6-hydroxy-3-cyclohexene-1-carboxylic-acid synthase, yielding MGRDQDEALGNPSKLNVGKAKRRVTLSAVNIKRAQLLFHGLNTSGVKDYVLSPGSRNTPLVLALEWLQELRGEENVRIHRILDERSAAFFALGVGRIGGVPAALVCTSGTAGAHYFPAVIEASQSNIPLLMLTADRPEELRAVGSLQTIDQNRLYGDYTRLYLDMGTPSLDGPSDAWVVATAARAYAAATSNLAGPVHLNLPFREPLWTPGEVAQEIELPATVQVTATRQVPSAAQLNALVESMKACAKGVIIAGPRDGAVTPNEDTLAQHVQSVAQRLGWPIIAEPGSGVRARLNGDDNLIAPADIILRGEKVAAAFAPELVLRFGKTPTSKVVRLWAAAHAQQTIVIDTNPHWHDPDAVVTEVVQADVVDVFEGLAGRLKGSGSDAPWLTRWQRASFVAEETIGKLCEESFWEGAVARQVAASLPEGALLHVANSMPIRDVDAMVRVFPPQAQVVHHRGANGIDGAISALLGEASAANAPSLLLCGDLTFLHDVSALHVAASYTCPMTIVVIDNRGGGIFEHLPISQHPKVFERNFITPHDQDLVAIARASGVRACRADDSSTLNDMLAEELTRPGLGVIVVSSERASNTALHRELWSQVQASLEMEKR